The genomic interval TGCGGGGCTTGCGGGGCTGCGGGGCTCGCGGCGCGGTTTGCGCTCGCGCTGTTCGCGCGGCTCGCGGCGCGGTTCGCGCTGGCGGCCTTCCGGCGCGGCGCGGCGGGAGCGTGACGGGCGCTCGGTCTCGGCTTCGGCCTCGGGGCTGACAGCCTCGCTCTCGACCGAGGGCCCGACCTCGGCGCGCGGGATCGCCTGGCCGATCAGCTTTTCGACCGCGGCCATCGACTTCTGGTCGGATGGCGCGACGATCGTCACCGCAGTACCGGTGCGGCCGGCGCGGCCGGTGCGGCCGATCCGGTGGACGTAGTCGTCGGGGTGATGCGGAACGTCGAAATTGAAGACGTGGCTCACTTCCGGAATGTCGAGGCCGCGGGCGGCGACGTCGGACGCGACCAGGATCGGCAGGTCACCCTTGCGGAACGCTTCCAGCGCGGCCATGCGCGCGGTCTGGTCCATGTCGCCGTGCAGCGCGCCAACGCTGAAGCCGTGACGCTGCAGCGATTTCGCCAGTAGCGCGACTTCGCGCTTGCGGTTGCAGAAGATGATCGCGTTCTTGAGGTCGGTGGCGCCGCGGATCAGCCGGCGTAGCGTCTCGCGCTTCTCGTGCGGCTCGCGGCCGCAAGGAACCTGCGACTGGGTCACCGTCACCGCGGTCGAGGCCGGCTTGCTGACTTCGACCTTTTCAGGATTGTGCAGGAAGGTCTCGGTGATGCGCCGGATTTCGTTCGGCATCGTCGCGGTGAAGAACAGGGTCTGGCGGGTGAACGGGACCAGCTTGCAGATCCGCTCGATGTCCGGGATGAAGCCCATGTCGAGCATGCGGTCGGCTTCGTCGATGATCAGCATCTCGACGCCGGTGAGCAGCAGGCCGCCGCGTTCGGTGTGGTCGAGCAGGCGGCCCGGGGTGGCGATCAGCACGTCGACGCCGCGGGTGAGCTTGAGGTCCTGATCACCGAACGAGACGCCGCCGATCAGCAGGGCGACGTTGAGTTTCTGGCCGGCGCCGTATTTGTCGAACTGCTCCTTGACCTGGGCGGCGAGTTCGCGGGTCGGTTCGAGGATCAGGGTGCGCGGCATCCGGGCGCGGGCGCGGCCCTTTTCGAGCATCGTCAGCATCGGCAGTACGAAGGCGGCGGTCTTGCCGGTGCCGGTCTGGGCGATGCCGAGGACGTCCTTGCGGGCGAGGACGTGGGGGATCGCCTGCTGTTGAATGGGAGTGGGCGAAACGTAACCGGCGGCGGCGACGGCGGCTTGGACTTTCTCGGAAAGTCCCAGATTGGAAAAAGACATCGAGCCTCTGTTGTCGGGGCGCGGCCTGGTTCTAACACCATCGGCCGGAACTCGGGGGTCACGCCACTTAATCGAACCGCCGCATGGATTCTGCGAAATCTCTGTCGCGCTCAACCCCGGAGCGGCTAGCAATCGTGCACGGGGAAGTCGGATCGCGGACAGGCGGCTCAATCTGGGTATCACTTGACGCAATACCGGGCCGCATCACGGGCGGAACATAGGCCGGAATCGGCCAAAGTCAATGCGCCGGCGCATGAAACGGCTGAAATAGCTTAATGTTTTTGCGTCTCGGGGCCCCGATCGGGCCGGCAGCGGCGGAGCGTTTCGGTCGGCGATTCCCCGAATGCCTCCCGGTAGTCCTGAGCGAACCGGCTCGGGTTGGCAAAGCCGCAGCGGAGCGCGACGCCGATCAGCGTCGTCGCGGCGCCGGTCTCCAGCAGCTGCTTGGCGTGATTGAGCTTGGCGCGCTTGACGTAGGCCGAGGGCGAGTAGCCGCGATGCTTGAGGAAGGCGCGGGTGAGGGTGGAGATGCTGACGCCGGCAATCCGCGCCACGTCCTCGACGCTGATGTCTTCGTCGCGGTGGCTCTCGACGTAGTGCTCCGCCGTGCGGACGTAGCGCGGCACGTCGTCGCTCACCGCGTTGGCATTCTCAAGCAGATGGCCGAGATTGTGCCGGCTGCAATACAGCAGCGCCGTGATGCAGGACTGCTCCAGATGGAGCAGCACGTTCTTCGGCCACACCGAGTAGCTGGAGTCTAGCCGTGAGGCGAGCAGCGTCGTCAGCTCTCTGAAGCCGAGATAGCGTGGCTCATCGTTGCAGATCGCCGGCTCGAACAGGATCGGCTGCCGCGGCTTGAAGCCGACCAGCGACGAGACGGTCCGCTCCAGCACCCGCTGCGGCATCCGCAGCAGCAGTTGCCGCGAGTTCTGTCCGAATTCGAGCTGGGCGCTCACCCCCGGCGAACAAATACAAGCTGCGCCTTGCGACAGTTCGACGCGGCGATTGCCGCTGGTGAGTAGCGCATCGCCCTCCAGGCAAAGATGCACCAACGCGATCTCGCGCTCGGGGATCAGTAGCCGGGTCGCACCGGAACTGTGGACGAAATACAAGCCGATATGCGGCAGCTCGGCGAGGTTGGTCCGCATGAAGAAGTCGCTGGGATTCGAGACGATCATGTCGACGCCGTAGCGCCGAAGGATGTCTCTCGCTTCAACCGGATCGTGGCTCCGCACCAGCGGGAAATCCTGCAGTAATTCCTGATCCGAATATGAAACGATGTCTTCCGAATTCATCTGACGCTCACGCTGACTCCAGTGGATGGTCTCGCTATTTCGACCCTTGTGACAGCTTTGTCGACCCGTCTCCCGGTTTTGTCCTACCTGACCGAATTTGTACTTACTCGCGCTTAGCAGCCTGCTGATACGGACGATGATCGGTGTTGCGTGTTCGGGGCACCACCGTCGGGATAGCGAGCTCTTTGATCAATTTGCGCATCGCACGACCGCGTCGTGAAGCAGCGAGTTTATCGGAAGCCCGCCCCGTCGGCGCTAACAACATCGGCCAATGCTCGAACGTACGGTGCGACGGGTCGGGCACATTAGGGGTTGGGGTACCTGCCATGCAGCTTTCGAACGTCAAATTGCTCTACAAGATCATCGGCTGTTTCTTATTGCTCAGCGTCGTCGTCGGCTTCGGAGTCTGGTTCGCCGCTTCGAAGATGGAGGAGATCGACCGGACCTACGCGTCGATGCTCGAAAACGAAGTGCAGGGCATGAAGGCGAACTTCCGCGCCAACGCCCGCCTATTCAATTTTGGGCGGATGTCATGGCGGATCATTGCCGAAACCGATCCGGCGGAAATGCAGAAGCTCAGCCGAGAAATTGCGGCCAATCATAAGGAATTCAGCGATTTCATCGCGCAGGCGAAAAAGGGCCTGCCGCAGTTTGCCGCGGACTTCGATCGGATCGATCGGATGTTCGACGACATGATGACGAAGGAATACCCCCCGCTCGAGCAGGCCACAATGGCCAACAACAACGAGCTCGCGGTCCGTCTGGCCAAGGACATTGCCAAACACAATCAGGCCGTGCGCGACGCTCAATTTGCAATCAGTAATAAACTCGACAAGGAGCTGAGCGATCGCTCGCACGCGGCGTCGGCCGATGTCGCCAGCACCATCAAGCTGACGGTTCTGCTGGTCGGCGGCGGCTTCCTCGCCGTGCTGGCGCTTGCCTTTGCGATCGTGCAGTTCGGCATCGCCCGTCCGATTGGTCGGCTGGTCGGCGATCTGCAGGCGATGGCGCGAGGCCAGGACGTCGAGGTCTCGGGCACCGAACGCGGCGACGAAATCGGCCAGACCGCCAATGCGGTCAACGGCATCAAGCTGATGCTCGCCGAGAAGGCCCGGCAGGAAGCCGCGGGCAAGGCCGAGCAGGACCGCATCATTGCGGTCCAGCGCAAGCAGGAGATGGAGAAGCTCGCGTATCAGTTCGAGGCCGCGGTCGGTGAAGTGATCCGCGCGGTGTCGTCCGCCTCGACCGACCTCGAAGCGTCTGCGACGACGCTGACGTCGAGCGCGCAGCGTGCGCAGGAAGTCACCACGTCGGTCGCGGCGGCTTCCGAGCAGGCCTCCGCGAACGTGCAGTCGGTGGCGTCGGCGACCGAGGAGATGGCCTCGTCGGTCACCGAGATCAGCCGGCAGGTTCAGGACTCCGCGCGCATCGCCCATGAGGCGGTGACTCAGGCGCAACGCACCAACGAACGCGTCGGCGATCTGTCGCAGGCGGCGACGCGGATCGGCGATGTGGTCGAACTGATCAACACCATCGCCGGCCAGACCAATCTGCTGGCGCTCAACGCGACGATCGAAGCGGCGCGCGCCGGCGAGGCGGGCCGTGGCTTTGCGGTGGTGGCGGCGGAAGTGAAGGCGCTCGCCGAGCAGACCGCCAAGGCGACCGGTGAGATCAGTCAGCACATCGGCGGCATCCAGGCTGCGACGCATGAATCGGTGAACGCGATCCGCGAGATCGGCGCCACGATTTCGAAGATGTCGGAGATCGCGTCGACCATCGCCTCGGCGGTGGAAGAGCAGGGCGCCGCGACGCAGGAGATCTCGCGCAACGTCCAGCAGGCCGCGCAAGGTACGCAGCAGGTCTCTGCGAGCGTGGTCGACGTGCAGCGTGGCGCCAACGAGACCGGCTCGGCATCGACGCAGGTGTTGGCGGCGGCGCAATCGCTCGCCAATGACAGCAACCGGCTGAGGATGGAAGTCGGCAAGTTCCTCGAGACGGTCCGCGCGGCGTAAGCGTCGCGGCTCTTCCGCGGACAACCAGTTGCCCCGGGTGCGGGCTGTCAAAGCCCGCACCACCCGGCCGGATCGTGGCCGCCATCGACGTCCTTTTCGGTTGAACCGTGCTCGGGTTCTGACCGACTATGGCGCAGGCGGACGCGATCCGGCCGCTTCGTTTTGAGGGACTGGAATGCGATCGATCGGAAGGGCCGGCACGCGGCACGGAGCTGCGCTATTTGCGGCCGTCACCTGCGTGCTTGCGCTACTGGTCGCCGGCCCCGCATCGGCTGCGAAGCGGGTCGCGCTGGTGATCGGCAACGACGATTACCGCAACGTCCCCAGGCTGCAGAAGGCGGTCAACGACGCGCGCACGATTGGCGACGCGCTGAAGACCCTCGGCTTCCAGGTGATGGTGGCCGAGAACCAAACTCGCGCCGCGTTCAGCCAAAGCCTGCTGGCGTTCGACACCACGATCGAACCCGGCGACACCGCGTTCTTTTTCTACGCCGGTCATGGCTTCGAGATCGCGGGGCAGAACTACCTGCTGCCGATCGACGTGCCGGCCGCCACCGAAGGCCAGGAGGAACTGGTGCGTGACGCCTCGATCATGGCGGACCGCATCATCGACCGGCTGCAGAACCGCGGTGCGCGCACCGCGATCCTGGTGCTCGATGCGTGCCGCAACAACCCGTTCGAACGCCGCGGCGTGCGCGCACTGGCCGGGCGCGGCGGGCTTGCGCCGATGACGACGCTGCCTGAAGGCGTATTTTCGATTTTCTCAGCCGGCCCGCGGCAGACCGCGCTCGACCGGTTGTCCGACAACGACAGCAATCCGAACTCGGTGTTCACCCGGGTGTTCGTGAAGCAGTTGCTCGATCCCGGCGACAACCTGGTGCAGGTGGCGCAGCGCACCCGGCGCGCCGTCAGCGAGATGGCAGATACCATCGGCCACAAACAGGTCCCGGTGTATTTCGACCAGATGGTCGACGACGTCTTCCTGAACGGTCGGCCGCAGCCAAGCGCCGCCGCGACGGAGCCTTCGCAGAAGGTCGCCGCACTGCCGCCGGTCGCGCCGCTGAAGCCGCCGGCCTCGGAGACGCTGAATGCGCCGATCGCCAGCTTCTCCCGGCACAACGGCGGCTGGACGGTGTCGTTCTCGATTGCCGATCCGACGCTCGGCATCTCGTGGCGGATGGGCGAGGGCGCATTCCGCGAAACCGGCTTCATGGACGCGCTCGATCCGCGCACCCGCAAGCGGATGCCGAACCCGTCGATCCAGCTTCCCGCGGACGCGCCCGCCGGCACCATCGAGCTGCGCTACATCGATGCGCAAGGCGAGATGCAGGGGCCGTTTCCGATCAAGTTCGAACCGGAGGCGGCGCTGATCCGCGATCAGCGCAAGATCCTCGACATGACGGCGACCAGCTGGCTGTCGTTCCGCGACTACAATGGCCTGCTCGTGTACTACACGCACCTGATGTCGTATCGCTGCGCGATCCGCGAAGTCCGGATCGGGATCGACAGTGCGGTGCCTGACAAGGTGCTGAAGATGCCGCCCTGCGATATGCGCGATCCGATCGCGATTCCGAGCAGCGCGCAGCCCTATCTGAAGCTGGCTCCGAACGTGCAATCGGTGTCGGTCGAGCTGACCTACCGTGACGGCAGCGTGTCGGAGATCAAGACGTTCCGCCGGTGAGGCTCGTGTCGCAGCGATCGGCTGGGGGGCGGCTGAAGTAGCACAGGTCCGTCATGAGGCGCCCTTCGCCTCGATCAGTGCACGAACGCGCTCGGCCACCTGCGGCGAGGCAGGATTATAGACGATCATGCCGAGCTCGGGGCGCCCCTCGACCGCGAAGGACGAGAACTCCAGGTCCAGACGACCGGCCTCTGGGTGTTTGATGCACTTGACGCCTTCGCCATGCGCGACGACGTCGTTGTCCTGCCACAGCGCGGCGAATTCGGTGCTGAGCCGGCACAGCTCATCCACCAATCGGGACACTTCTTCAGTACCGGCGGCGCCGGCGCGGGCCACGTCGGCACGGAACGCGCCGACGACGAAGCGCGCCACGCTGCTCCAGTCTTCCTGCCGGGCTCGCTTGCGAGCATTGCCGAACAGCAGGCGCAGGATGTTGCGTTGCTCGCGCGGCAGCTTGCTGTAGTCCGTGAGCAGTGCCGCAGCGGCCTTGTTCCAGCCGACGACGTCCCAGGTTGCGGTCTTGATAATGGCCGGACTGAGCGGCATCGCGTCCAGCACCCGCTGCAATCGCGGCGAGATGCCGTCGGTGGGCGTGTATCGCACTTCCGGCGGCCTGCCGAGGCCGAGCATGAACAGATGCTCCCGTTCGGGTTCGGTCAGCATCAGGCCCTTGGCGATGCGATCAAGCACCGCGGCCGACGGCGCGCCGCCGCGGCCCTGTTCGAGCCAAGTGTACCAAGTGGGGCTGATATTGGCGCGCTGCGCCACTTCCTCGCGCCGCAGTCCAGGCGTGCGGCGCCGACCGATGGAGAAACCGAGCGCGGCCGGGTCGAGTCGCGTCCGGCGGCTGCGCAAATAGGAACCGAGCGCGTTCTGATCAGGAGTCACGTCGGATCCTGTTGATTATTATACCAGGATAATGTCACGGCTTTAACAGGTTTAGACATACCGCCAGATTTGCCGCCGAACAAACTCGGAGGTGTCTGATGCGTGTCTTCCTCACTGGTGCGACCGGCTTCGTCGGTTCGCACGTCCTCAAAGAACTGCTTGCCGCCGGCCATCAGGTGACCGGGCTGACCCGATCCGATGCGGGCGAGCGTTGGCTGGCTCAGGCAGGCGCCAGCGTTCATCGCGGCACACTGGAAGATGCCGGCAGTCTCGCGCGCGGGGCCGAGCAGGCGGATGCCGTGATCCACACGGCGTTTGATCACACCTTCTCGCGCTATCTTGAGAATTGCGCCAAGGACGCGCGCGTGATCAGCGCGTTGGCGGAGGTGCTGAAGGGCTCGGACCGGCCGCTGATTATTACGTCGGCGACCGGCATCGGCTCCCCCGGGGCCGGTCTGCCAGCCGTGGAGGAGGTGGTCGACTGGGCTCACGCTTTGCCGCGGATCGCCAGCGAGCGCGCCGGCCGGGAGGCCGCCGACAAGGGCGTCTCGGTAGCGGTGGTGCGGCTGCCGCAGGTGCACGACACCGAAAAGCAGGGGCTGATCTCGCCACTGATCGACATCGGCCGGGCCAAGGGCGTGTCGGCCTATGTGGGCGACGGCAGCAACCTTTGGTCGGCTGTCCATATCGACGATGCCGCGCGCCTGTATCGGCTCGCTCTCGAACATCACCAGGCTGGCGCCCGCTATCATGCGGCCGCCGAGGAAGGCGTCAGTATGCGCCGAATCGCCGAGACGATCGGCGCAGGTCTCGGCGTTCCGGTGGCCGCGTTGCAGGCGGACGAGGCGGTCGGTCACTTCGGCTGGCTGGCGCCGTTCATGGCGATGGACATGCGGGCGTCGAGCGCCGCAACGCGTAGCCGGTTGAACTGGACACCGACCGGCCCCGACCTGCTCACCGATCTAAAGGCGATGGACTATCTCAAGCTGCGCACGGCGAGCTGACCATCGTGAGGCGGCCGCTTGCCGCGTGCCGTCTCACGCCTTGCGCGAAATGAAGATCAGCAGCAGCCCGCCGAATGCGGTCGAGGCGCCGTACCACATCCATTGCGACTGGTTGATCATGAAACTCTGAGCCGGCCATTGAATGAGGCCGGCGCCTTGGCCGGTCCAGACCAGCCCCACGAGCAGGGCGATGACGCCGATGACGAGAAACAATGTGCGCATGGACGAATTAGGCACGGTTTGGCCGACCGGCACAAGACCCGCGAAGGTCGAGCTGGACTAGCCGCCACTGAGCGAGCGGCTGATCCGGGTGACGATCGGATCCCAGCGGCGCTTCTCGGCCGCGGGATAGTTGATCAGCACGCAGTGCATCACGCCCGCCGCTCGATTGCACCGATTGTACCAGATGCGATCGTTACGGATGCTGGAGACGACGAAGAACCGCGGGGTGACGCGGCGATAGATGACGCCCGACGGCGGCTTGCGCGCCGCCAGGAACGCGGCCGGAGATATGCCGCTTGGGTTGGCGACGGTCTGCACCGTGAGGTCGGCCCGCCCATCCGAGGTGACGAAGCGGCGGCCCGGACCAATCTGTGCGGCTCCGCCATCGTCGCTGAAGATCGCGGTCGGCACAGCGACCGAGGCGCCGCTGTCCCGGATCGTGTAGCGCTGCCAGCCGTCCGCTTGCTGCGCCTTTGCAAGGCTTGGCCCCAGCATCGCCGCGGCGGTGATCGCCAGGATCCAGGGTCTCATCATGATCTCCGCTCCGAGTTGCCGAGCGATCAACGTGGCTCGGTCGGCAAGGTTGCGAGCGAACGCGTCGAGCCTCGCTGGTTTCGGCGGGGCGGGCAGGGCGCACGGCCGATCAGGTGCGGACGGTATAAGCAAGATCGGCTGGTAACGATGCCTGTGCAGTGTCGCATTTGATATGCGATATTCAATTTGCGAATCTTTATTAAAAACGCAGTGCGCCATCAATTCGCTCGTGGCCTCGCTTAGCTCCGCCACCACCACCCGGCACAGCACTGCGCCTCACGCCGTCAATTCGGTCGTGATGATCGAGGAAAGAGACATGAATATTAATAAGTATCTTGCGGAGATGATCGGCACGTTCTGGCTCACCTTCGCCGGCTGCGGCAGTGCGGTGATCGCAGCGGGATTTCCCCAGGTCGGCATCGGCCTTGTCGGCGTGTCGCTGGCGTTCGGGCTCAGCGTCGTCACCATGGCCTACGCGATCGGGCACATCTCCGGCTGTCACCTCAATCCGGCAGTGACGCTGGGCCTCGCCGCGGGGGGACGTTTCCCGGTCAAGCAGATCGCCCCGTACATCATCGCCCAGGTGCTCGGCGCGATCGCCGCGGCGGCGCTGCTGTATCTGATCGCCAGCGGCGCGGCCGGCTTCGACCTCGCAAAGGGCTTTGCCTCAAACGGCTACGGTGCGCATTCGCCGGGCCAGTACAATCTGGTCGCCTGCTTCGTCATGGAAGTGGTGATGACCATGATGTTCCTGTTCGTGATCATGGGCTCGACCCACGGCAAGGCGCCGGCCGGCTTCGCGCCGCTGGCGATCGGCCTGGCGCTGGTGATGATCCATCTGGTCAGCATTCCGGTGACCAACACCTCGGTCAATCCGGCCCGCAGCACCGGTCCGGCGCTGTTCGTTGGCGGCTGGGCGATCGGCCAGCTCTGGCTGTTCTGGGTGGCGCCGTTGATCGGCGGTGTACTCGGCGGCGTGATCTATCGTGTGCTCAGCCCTGAGCCGACCGGCGTGGTCGAAGGCGTCAAGGCGCGATAGCCGCGAGGTCTGCGCCGCCGCTTTCGGCGGCGGCGCGTCTTCGTCTTACACGTCCAGCAATTCGTCGCTGGCGAACTCGGCCTTCTCGGAGATGAAGGCGAAGCGGGCTTCGGCCTTGGTGCCCATCAGCCGCTCGACCGAATTGGCGGTGCCGTCGCGGTCGTCGGGGAGCAG from Rhodopseudomonas palustris carries:
- a CDS encoding caspase family protein, with the translated sequence MRSIGRAGTRHGAALFAAVTCVLALLVAGPASAAKRVALVIGNDDYRNVPRLQKAVNDARTIGDALKTLGFQVMVAENQTRAAFSQSLLAFDTTIEPGDTAFFFYAGHGFEIAGQNYLLPIDVPAATEGQEELVRDASIMADRIIDRLQNRGARTAILVLDACRNNPFERRGVRALAGRGGLAPMTTLPEGVFSIFSAGPRQTALDRLSDNDSNPNSVFTRVFVKQLLDPGDNLVQVAQRTRRAVSEMADTIGHKQVPVYFDQMVDDVFLNGRPQPSAAATEPSQKVAALPPVAPLKPPASETLNAPIASFSRHNGGWTVSFSIADPTLGISWRMGEGAFRETGFMDALDPRTRKRMPNPSIQLPADAPAGTIELRYIDAQGEMQGPFPIKFEPEAALIRDQRKILDMTATSWLSFRDYNGLLVYYTHLMSYRCAIREVRIGIDSAVPDKVLKMPPCDMRDPIAIPSSAQPYLKLAPNVQSVSVELTYRDGSVSEIKTFRR
- a CDS encoding helix-turn-helix transcriptional regulator, with the translated sequence MTPDQNALGSYLRSRRTRLDPAALGFSIGRRRTPGLRREEVAQRANISPTWYTWLEQGRGGAPSAAVLDRIAKGLMLTEPEREHLFMLGLGRPPEVRYTPTDGISPRLQRVLDAMPLSPAIIKTATWDVVGWNKAAAALLTDYSKLPREQRNILRLLFGNARKRARQEDWSSVARFVVGAFRADVARAGAAGTEEVSRLVDELCRLSTEFAALWQDNDVVAHGEGVKCIKHPEAGRLDLEFSSFAVEGRPELGMIVYNPASPQVAERVRALIEAKGAS
- a CDS encoding DEAD/DEAH box helicase translates to MSFSNLGLSEKVQAAVAAAGYVSPTPIQQQAIPHVLARKDVLGIAQTGTGKTAAFVLPMLTMLEKGRARARMPRTLILEPTRELAAQVKEQFDKYGAGQKLNVALLIGGVSFGDQDLKLTRGVDVLIATPGRLLDHTERGGLLLTGVEMLIIDEADRMLDMGFIPDIERICKLVPFTRQTLFFTATMPNEIRRITETFLHNPEKVEVSKPASTAVTVTQSQVPCGREPHEKRETLRRLIRGATDLKNAIIFCNRKREVALLAKSLQRHGFSVGALHGDMDQTARMAALEAFRKGDLPILVASDVAARGLDIPEVSHVFNFDVPHHPDDYVHRIGRTGRAGRTGTAVTIVAPSDQKSMAAVEKLIGQAIPRAEVGPSVESEAVSPEAEAETERPSRSRRAAPEGRQREPRREPREQRERKPRREPRSPASPAPAPTPHASFGSPPPARDTSSEPGDHSHLPAFLLRPVRARG
- a CDS encoding methyl-accepting chemotaxis protein, translated to MQLSNVKLLYKIIGCFLLLSVVVGFGVWFAASKMEEIDRTYASMLENEVQGMKANFRANARLFNFGRMSWRIIAETDPAEMQKLSREIAANHKEFSDFIAQAKKGLPQFAADFDRIDRMFDDMMTKEYPPLEQATMANNNELAVRLAKDIAKHNQAVRDAQFAISNKLDKELSDRSHAASADVASTIKLTVLLVGGGFLAVLALAFAIVQFGIARPIGRLVGDLQAMARGQDVEVSGTERGDEIGQTANAVNGIKLMLAEKARQEAAGKAEQDRIIAVQRKQEMEKLAYQFEAAVGEVIRAVSSASTDLEASATTLTSSAQRAQEVTTSVAAASEQASANVQSVASATEEMASSVTEISRQVQDSARIAHEAVTQAQRTNERVGDLSQAATRIGDVVELINTIAGQTNLLALNATIEAARAGEAGRGFAVVAAEVKALAEQTAKATGEISQHIGGIQAATHESVNAIREIGATISKMSEIASTIASAVEEQGAATQEISRNVQQAAQGTQQVSASVVDVQRGANETGSASTQVLAAAQSLANDSNRLRMEVGKFLETVRAA
- a CDS encoding AraC family transcriptional regulator produces the protein MNSEDIVSYSDQELLQDFPLVRSHDPVEARDILRRYGVDMIVSNPSDFFMRTNLAELPHIGLYFVHSSGATRLLIPEREIALVHLCLEGDALLTSGNRRVELSQGAACICSPGVSAQLEFGQNSRQLLLRMPQRVLERTVSSLVGFKPRQPILFEPAICNDEPRYLGFRELTTLLASRLDSSYSVWPKNVLLHLEQSCITALLYCSRHNLGHLLENANAVSDDVPRYVRTAEHYVESHRDEDISVEDVARIAGVSISTLTRAFLKHRGYSPSAYVKRAKLNHAKQLLETGAATTLIGVALRCGFANPSRFAQDYREAFGESPTETLRRCRPDRGPETQKH
- a CDS encoding SDR family oxidoreductase — its product is MRVFLTGATGFVGSHVLKELLAAGHQVTGLTRSDAGERWLAQAGASVHRGTLEDAGSLARGAEQADAVIHTAFDHTFSRYLENCAKDARVISALAEVLKGSDRPLIITSATGIGSPGAGLPAVEEVVDWAHALPRIASERAGREAADKGVSVAVVRLPQVHDTEKQGLISPLIDIGRAKGVSAYVGDGSNLWSAVHIDDAARLYRLALEHHQAGARYHAAAEEGVSMRRIAETIGAGLGVPVAALQADEAVGHFGWLAPFMAMDMRASSAATRSRLNWTPTGPDLLTDLKAMDYLKLRTAS
- the aqpZ gene encoding aquaporin Z, whose amino-acid sequence is MNINKYLAEMIGTFWLTFAGCGSAVIAAGFPQVGIGLVGVSLAFGLSVVTMAYAIGHISGCHLNPAVTLGLAAGGRFPVKQIAPYIIAQVLGAIAAAALLYLIASGAAGFDLAKGFASNGYGAHSPGQYNLVACFVMEVVMTMMFLFVIMGSTHGKAPAGFAPLAIGLALVMIHLVSIPVTNTSVNPARSTGPALFVGGWAIGQLWLFWVAPLIGGVLGGVIYRVLSPEPTGVVEGVKAR